One Chryseobacterium sp. StRB126 genomic region harbors:
- a CDS encoding VOC family protein, with protein MAKLNPYLNFDGTAEKAFNFYKSVFGGEFVGEIHKMGNAPGTENLSEEEKNRVMHIALPIGGDLLMASDIVPSFGQKLNVGNNNYVSIFPDSREEADRLFKGLSEGGNIEMPIEDQFWGDYFGSFQDKYGVHWMVNYNEEYGK; from the coding sequence ATGGCAAAATTAAATCCATATCTAAATTTTGATGGAACAGCTGAAAAAGCTTTCAATTTTTACAAATCAGTTTTTGGAGGTGAATTCGTAGGTGAAATTCATAAAATGGGAAATGCTCCCGGTACTGAAAATCTTTCTGAGGAAGAAAAAAACAGAGTAATGCATATTGCACTACCCATTGGAGGAGATCTTTTAATGGCCTCAGATATTGTTCCCAGCTTTGGACAGAAGTTAAATGTGGGGAATAATAATTATGTTTCTATTTTCCCGGATTCAAGAGAAGAAGCTGATAGACTTTTCAAAGGTCTTTCTGAAGGCGGGAATATAGAAATGCCCATTGAAGATCAGTTTTGGGGCGACTATTTTGGAAGTTTTCAGGATAAATATGGTGTCCATTGGATGGTGAACTATAATGAAGAATACGGGAAATAA
- a CDS encoding alpha/beta fold hydrolase has protein sequence MMNPIEKGYKRVNGIQLYYEIYGSGKPLVLIHGGGSSILYDYKEVIERLENKFQFIGIDLQNHGLSEHRNIPETFEQDADDVAALLAALNIHKASFWGFSNGGNTVMQIAYRHPRIVEKLVVASAFYKREGMMDGFFEMMTEATFESMPEPLKINFLNINPDFSKLENLFDKDSKRMQTFVDWDDEVLSSIQSPVLFISGDKDVMKPEHTVAMWRLVENSQLMILPGTHGVYMMADFDGSLNENLINFTIKEVETFLNHHNH, from the coding sequence ATGATGAACCCAATAGAAAAAGGATATAAACGCGTTAACGGAATCCAATTGTATTATGAAATATACGGTTCCGGAAAACCTCTCGTTTTAATTCATGGAGGAGGTTCCTCTATTTTGTATGACTATAAAGAGGTAATTGAAAGACTGGAAAACAAGTTTCAGTTCATCGGAATAGATCTTCAGAATCATGGTCTAAGTGAACACCGCAATATTCCTGAAACATTTGAACAGGATGCCGATGATGTGGCAGCGCTTTTGGCAGCGCTTAATATTCATAAAGCTTCTTTCTGGGGATTCAGTAATGGCGGAAATACTGTTATGCAGATAGCATACCGCCATCCTAGGATTGTAGAAAAGCTGGTGGTGGCTTCAGCATTTTATAAAAGAGAAGGCATGATGGATGGCTTTTTCGAAATGATGACCGAAGCTACTTTTGAATCTATGCCTGAACCCCTCAAAATTAATTTTCTAAACATCAATCCTGACTTTTCTAAGCTGGAAAACCTCTTTGATAAGGATAGTAAAAGAATGCAAACCTTTGTAGACTGGGATGATGAAGTACTAAGTTCCATTCAGTCACCTGTATTATTCATCAGTGGTGATAAGGATGTGATGAAACCTGAACATACCGTAGCCATGTGGCGGCTGGTAGAGAACTCGCAGTTAATGATTCTTCCCGGCACCCATGGAGTATATATGATGGCTGATTTTGATGGTAGTCTCAATGAAAATTTAATCAACTTTACCATTAAAGAAGTAGAAACATTTTTAAATCATCATAATCACTAA
- a CDS encoding VOC family protein, translated as MKINQIYVNLPVKDVQKTRAFWTTLGFSINEQFSDDKAVCVIMKEDHIYAMFLKEEFFQTFTNRPFAKGDTTQVLLAIGVERREEVDGMVKTAIENGGSKYSEPMDHGWMYQSAFADLNGHQWEVMYADASQIPSE; from the coding sequence ATGAAAATCAATCAAATCTATGTCAATTTACCTGTAAAAGACGTACAGAAAACCAGAGCATTCTGGACAACACTTGGTTTTTCTATTAACGAACAGTTTTCAGATGATAAAGCAGTATGTGTGATAATGAAAGAAGATCATATCTACGCGATGTTTCTGAAAGAAGAGTTTTTCCAAACCTTTACCAACAGACCTTTTGCTAAAGGAGATACAACCCAGGTGCTTCTTGCCATTGGAGTAGAACGTAGAGAAGAAGTAGATGGAATGGTAAAAACAGCCATTGAAAATGGAGGCTCTAAATACAGCGAACCTATGGATCATGGCTGGATGTATCAAAGTGCTTTTGCTGATTTAAACGGACATCAGTGGGAAGTAATGTATGCAGATGCATCCCAGATCCCCTCCGAATAA
- a CDS encoding Crp/Fnr family transcriptional regulator: MTHKSLEICYDFPFFLQEELDEIFQAHEKTSFQKGDFILEEGKMANEYYILDSGLARSFVNDFNGNEVTTHFFVENEVIIEVLSMFQRIPTQENIVCITECECWKLDYDTFQELFHKIPNLREWGRAWMSKELFDYKQRSVEMFTLSATRRYLNLLEQKSKVIQFAPLKQIASYLGVTDTSLSRIRKELVSHPKKI; this comes from the coding sequence ATGACTCACAAGTCCCTCGAAATATGTTACGATTTTCCTTTTTTTCTTCAGGAAGAACTTGATGAAATATTTCAGGCCCACGAAAAAACATCCTTTCAAAAAGGCGATTTTATTCTTGAAGAAGGCAAAATGGCCAATGAATACTATATTCTGGATAGCGGACTGGCTCGTTCATTTGTCAATGATTTTAATGGAAATGAAGTGACAACCCATTTTTTCGTGGAGAATGAGGTAATTATTGAGGTCCTATCCATGTTTCAGAGAATCCCGACACAGGAAAATATTGTATGTATCACAGAATGTGAATGTTGGAAGCTGGATTACGATACTTTTCAGGAGCTATTCCATAAAATTCCCAACCTTAGAGAATGGGGAAGAGCATGGATGTCTAAAGAGCTTTTTGATTATAAACAAAGATCTGTGGAAATGTTCACTCTTTCAGCTACAAGAAGATACCTGAATCTGTTGGAACAGAAATCAAAAGTTATACAATTTGCTCCATTAAAACAGATTGCCTCTTACCTTGGAGTAACAGACACTTCCCTAAGCAGAATCCGTAAAGAATTGGTTTCCCATCCCAAGAAAATTTAA
- a CDS encoding DUF763 domain-containing protein — protein MKRSGTADLPLHYGKVPPWLYERMSVLGLSIVEAILTDYGKDEVLRRLADPFWFQSFGAVMGMDWHSSGITTSVMGALKRSINPNSQSLGLYICGGKGKFSRETPSELIQIAEKTGLDGNELVRASKLSAKVDNTAIQDGYQLYLHNFILSDNGSWSVIQQGMHDSDGTARRYHWHSENITSFVEEPHTGINGISRGRILNLTDSEAAENRKGILDISHTDSIDVMKDFSRLILPAHHDVQASDVDLKRLGALLYITREQQPQNFEDLLMLEGVGPRTMQSLALVSEVIHGAPSRFSDPARFSFAHGGKDGHPFPVPVNVYDESISILRKGIEKSKLGNSDKLNTLNKLHQIVARAEKDFTPNFDIQEVIEDERQNSWRFGGKTVMGDAQKPTPPKPIQLSLF, from the coding sequence ATGAAACGTTCAGGAACCGCAGATTTACCCCTTCACTATGGCAAAGTACCACCTTGGCTGTATGAACGTATGTCTGTTCTTGGACTTTCTATTGTTGAAGCTATCCTGACAGATTATGGTAAAGATGAAGTGCTTCGCAGATTGGCAGATCCGTTTTGGTTTCAAAGTTTCGGAGCGGTAATGGGCATGGACTGGCATTCTTCAGGAATAACCACTTCAGTAATGGGAGCTTTGAAACGTTCTATTAATCCCAATTCTCAATCACTGGGACTTTATATTTGTGGTGGGAAAGGAAAGTTTTCCAGAGAAACACCATCAGAACTCATTCAGATTGCTGAGAAAACAGGCTTGGATGGAAACGAATTAGTAAGAGCCAGCAAACTTTCTGCTAAAGTTGATAATACAGCCATTCAGGATGGATATCAATTGTATCTGCATAATTTTATTCTGTCTGATAATGGAAGCTGGAGTGTCATTCAACAGGGCATGCATGACTCGGATGGAACGGCAAGACGCTATCATTGGCATTCTGAAAATATAACTTCATTTGTAGAAGAACCGCATACCGGAATTAACGGGATTTCAAGAGGACGCATTTTAAATCTTACCGATTCCGAAGCAGCAGAGAACCGGAAAGGAATTCTGGATATTTCTCACACAGATTCCATAGACGTTATGAAAGATTTTTCAAGATTAATACTTCCTGCCCACCATGATGTACAGGCTTCCGATGTTGATCTTAAACGTTTGGGTGCCCTTTTATATATCACCCGTGAACAGCAGCCTCAGAATTTTGAAGATTTACTGATGCTGGAAGGTGTTGGACCGAGAACCATGCAGTCTCTGGCTTTGGTAAGTGAAGTGATTCATGGAGCGCCATCAAGATTTAGCGATCCTGCAAGGTTTTCCTTTGCTCATGGAGGAAAAGACGGACATCCATTCCCGGTTCCAGTCAATGTATATGATGAAAGCATCAGTATTCTCAGAAAAGGAATCGAAAAGTCAAAATTGGGAAACTCAGATAAGTTAAATACCTTAAATAAACTTCATCAGATTGTAGCCAGAGCCGAAAAAGATTTCACTCCGAACTTTGATATTCAGGAGGTTATTGAAGATGAACGTCAGAATTCATGGCGCTTTGGGGGAAAAACGGTTATGGGTGATGCTCAGAAACCAACCCCGCCTAAACCTATCCAGCTATCTTTATTTTAA
- a CDS encoding glyoxalase superfamily protein: MKAEQIIPVFRIFDYQKMLEFYIDWLGFEIVWEHRFKENMPAYLEVKKVNIVLHLSEHHGDASPGSSIFIWGESVAEYHKELIDKNYKYNRPGLEKTFYDAVSFTVNDPFGNKIIFNEKFDNEKHGALEFYSHE, from the coding sequence ATGAAAGCAGAACAAATTATTCCTGTCTTCAGAATTTTTGATTATCAAAAGATGCTGGAGTTTTATATTGACTGGCTGGGCTTTGAAATTGTCTGGGAACATCGTTTCAAAGAAAATATGCCTGCTTATCTGGAGGTGAAAAAAGTGAATATTGTTCTTCATTTAAGTGAACATCATGGAGATGCAAGCCCCGGAAGTAGTATTTTTATCTGGGGTGAAAGTGTTGCGGAATATCATAAAGAACTTATCGATAAAAACTACAAATACAACCGTCCCGGTCTTGAAAAGACGTTCTATGATGCCGTTTCTTTCACCGTTAACGATCCCTTTGGAAATAAAATCATTTTCAATGAAAAGTTTGATAATGAAAAGCATGGAGCTTTAGAATTTTATTCCCATGAATAA
- a CDS encoding VOC family protein: protein MVKRIVANIKTGDLTKGNLFYQDILELDVLMDHGWIKTLGTDEETKVQISFAEQGGNNTEVPDLSIEVDNVDEIYDKMKQASFEITYEITNENWGVRRFFVKDPFGKLINILSHQ, encoded by the coding sequence ATGGTAAAAAGAATCGTAGCCAATATAAAAACGGGTGACCTTACGAAAGGAAACCTCTTTTATCAGGATATTTTAGAACTTGATGTATTGATGGATCATGGCTGGATTAAAACCCTCGGAACTGATGAAGAAACAAAAGTACAGATCAGTTTTGCGGAACAGGGCGGAAATAACACCGAAGTTCCGGATTTATCCATTGAAGTAGATAATGTGGATGAAATCTATGATAAAATGAAGCAAGCCAGCTTTGAAATTACCTATGAAATCACCAATGAAAATTGGGGGGTCCGCAGGTTTTTTGTAAAAGATCCTTTTGGAAAATTAATTAATATTCTTTCCCATCAATAA
- a CDS encoding alpha/beta hydrolase codes for MEQKDLTIILVHGAWGDGSHWQYIIPSLVKAGYKVRSVQNPLTSLQNDIDKTKDLIDAQEGKVLLVGHSYGGAVISGAGHHDKVVGLVYIAAFAPDAGDSLGSLLGRRESPGGASIYPDSKGFLWIKYDEFKSAFSQDLEDDKALVMALSQKPIHGQCFGDVAGEPAWKTKPSWYQISSGDRMIPAETEKEMAERMQPKKIITLDAGHASLASHPEEVTQLILEAAASL; via the coding sequence ATGGAACAAAAAGATTTAACCATTATTTTAGTACACGGAGCTTGGGGAGACGGATCTCACTGGCAATACATTATTCCTTCTTTGGTGAAAGCAGGGTATAAAGTAAGAAGCGTTCAGAATCCGCTTACTTCTCTGCAAAACGATATTGATAAAACAAAAGATCTGATTGATGCTCAGGAAGGAAAAGTTCTTTTAGTAGGACATTCTTATGGTGGAGCAGTTATTTCAGGAGCCGGACATCATGACAAAGTAGTTGGGTTGGTTTATATTGCAGCTTTTGCTCCCGATGCCGGTGATAGTCTAGGATCTCTTTTAGGAAGAAGAGAATCTCCTGGTGGAGCAAGTATTTACCCAGATAGTAAAGGCTTTTTGTGGATCAAATATGATGAGTTTAAGTCCGCCTTCAGTCAGGATCTGGAAGATGATAAAGCGTTGGTAATGGCATTGTCTCAAAAACCTATCCATGGGCAGTGTTTCGGAGATGTTGCAGGAGAACCGGCATGGAAAACAAAACCAAGCTGGTACCAGATTTCCTCTGGCGATCGTATGATTCCGGCTGAAACGGAAAAAGAAATGGCAGAACGTATGCAGCCTAAAAAAATCATTACATTGGATGCCGGACATGCATCATTAGCTTCACATCCTGAAGAAGTTACGCAATTGATTTTAGAAGCGGCAGCTTCTCTTTAA
- a CDS encoding Crp/Fnr family transcriptional regulator, with translation MILNHYEKYGELFQVDQEHFDEFYSLLKDTQLLKLDFFLKQGDKCRYLGFIKKGTIRCFYINDQGREINFGFYFENEFFTDYESILCDTVSNMNIQALENCEILLLSKEHLQMLYQKEAYWQKFGRVMSEKIYLDAKKRIDDLICFSPENRYLNLLKKQPLLFQKIAQKHIASYLGVTEQSLSRIRSRIVN, from the coding sequence ATGATCTTAAACCACTACGAAAAATACGGAGAACTCTTTCAGGTAGATCAGGAACATTTCGATGAGTTTTATTCCCTTCTTAAGGATACCCAGCTTTTAAAATTAGATTTCTTTCTGAAGCAGGGTGATAAATGCAGGTATTTGGGATTTATCAAGAAAGGAACAATCAGATGCTTTTATATCAATGACCAAGGTAGAGAAATCAACTTCGGATTTTATTTTGAAAATGAATTTTTTACTGATTATGAAAGCATACTTTGTGATACCGTATCCAATATGAATATTCAGGCACTGGAAAATTGTGAGATTTTGCTGTTGAGCAAAGAACATTTACAGATGTTATATCAGAAAGAAGCGTATTGGCAGAAATTCGGGCGGGTGATGAGTGAGAAAATCTATCTGGATGCAAAAAAAAGAATTGATGATCTGATATGTTTTTCACCGGAAAACAGGTATCTGAACCTTCTAAAAAAGCAGCCTCTCCTTTTTCAGAAAATAGCACAGAAACATATTGCAAGTTATCTGGGGGTTACAGAGCAGTCATTGAGCAGAATCCGGAGCAGGATTGTAAATTAA
- the tpx gene encoding thiol peroxidase, translated as MSTTITLKGNEVHTIGTLPAVGTMVKDFALVDSGLNVKTLETFEGKKKVFNIFPSIDTPTCAASSRKFNEEASKLDNTVVINVSKDLPFALGRFCAAEGLDKVETLSDFRSSFGDDYEVTITDSPLKGLLSRAVIVTDENNKVVYTEQVSEIADEPNYDAALAALNK; from the coding sequence ATGTCAACGACAATCACTTTAAAAGGAAACGAAGTACACACAATAGGAACATTACCAGCTGTAGGAACTATGGTTAAAGATTTTGCATTGGTTGATTCAGGATTAAATGTGAAGACTCTTGAGACTTTTGAAGGAAAAAAGAAAGTGTTCAATATTTTCCCAAGTATTGATACTCCTACTTGTGCTGCTTCCAGCAGAAAATTCAATGAAGAAGCTTCAAAATTGGATAACACTGTTGTAATCAATGTTTCTAAAGACCTTCCGTTTGCATTAGGAAGATTCTGTGCAGCAGAAGGATTAGATAAAGTTGAAACTCTTTCAGATTTCAGAAGCAGCTTTGGTGATGATTATGAAGTAACCATTACAGATTCTCCATTGAAAGGTTTATTAAGCCGTGCCGTAATTGTTACAGATGAAAACAATAAAGTGGTTTATACTGAGCAGGTTTCAGAAATTGCTGACGAACCTAACTACGATGCCGCATTGGCAGCATTGAACAAATAG
- a CDS encoding NADP-dependent isocitrate dehydrogenase, whose amino-acid sequence MSEKSKIYYTLTDEAPMLATHSFLPIVKAFTKSANIEIAVPDISLAGRILANFPEFLKDDQKIGDALAELGELATQPDANIIKLPNISASVPQLDAAIAELQGKGFAVPNYPAEPKNDEEKAIKAKYAKVLGSAVNPVLREGNSDRRAPKAVKNYAKANPHRMGDWASDSKTDVAHMNNGDFYGTENSTTLENATKYRIVFKGNEGETVLKDFAGLQAGEVIDSSVMNLNALKVFVQEAIEEAKKRNVLLSAHLKATMMKISDPIIFGAIVETFFKEVFTKYAETFKSLDINPNNGLADLFEKIKGNAQEADIKADIEKALAEGPRVAMVNSDKGITNFHVPSDIIVDASMAALVRGGGKMWNKDGNEEDTVCIIPDRSYAGFYQSVIDDMKAHGKLDPTTMGSVPNVGLMAQKAEEYGSHDKTFQLSSDGTVEVQDEAGNVLLSQKVEAGDIFRMCQTKDAPIQDWVKLAVNRARLSDTPAIFWLDKGRAHDREMIKKVEKYLADHDTNGLDIKILDVKDAMTETLKRAREGKDTISVSGNVLRDYLTDLFPILELGTSAKMLSIVPLMNGGGLFETGAGGSAPKHVEQFLEEGYLRWDSLGEFLALQASLEHLAQTQGNTKSQVLADALDEANAKFLATDKSPARKVGQIDNRGSHFYLAMYWAEALANQTADAELAAQFAPIAAAMQENEEVINAELIGAQGKPQNIEGYYKTDTYKTYAAMRPSTVLNEIIDGI is encoded by the coding sequence ATGTCAGAAAAATCAAAAATTTACTACACATTAACGGATGAAGCACCAATGCTGGCTACCCACTCGTTTTTACCTATTGTAAAAGCTTTCACTAAATCAGCAAACATCGAGATCGCTGTTCCGGATATTTCCCTGGCAGGCAGAATCTTAGCTAACTTCCCTGAGTTTTTAAAGGATGACCAGAAAATTGGTGATGCTTTGGCAGAATTAGGAGAATTAGCAACTCAACCGGATGCTAACATCATCAAATTACCAAATATTTCTGCTTCTGTTCCTCAATTGGATGCAGCTATTGCTGAATTACAAGGAAAAGGTTTTGCAGTACCTAATTATCCTGCTGAGCCTAAGAATGATGAAGAGAAAGCCATTAAAGCTAAATACGCAAAGGTTTTAGGAAGTGCTGTAAACCCTGTATTAAGAGAAGGAAACTCTGATAGACGTGCTCCAAAAGCTGTTAAAAACTATGCAAAAGCAAATCCTCACAGAATGGGTGATTGGGCTTCTGACAGCAAAACTGACGTAGCACACATGAACAATGGTGATTTCTACGGAACAGAAAACTCTACAACGTTAGAAAACGCAACAAAATATAGAATCGTATTCAAAGGAAATGAGGGTGAAACAGTATTGAAAGACTTTGCAGGTCTTCAGGCTGGTGAGGTAATCGATTCTTCTGTAATGAACCTTAATGCTTTGAAAGTATTTGTTCAGGAGGCTATTGAAGAGGCTAAGAAAAGAAATGTACTTCTTTCTGCTCACCTTAAAGCGACGATGATGAAAATCTCTGACCCAATTATTTTCGGGGCTATCGTAGAAACTTTCTTCAAAGAGGTATTTACTAAATATGCTGAGACTTTCAAGTCTTTAGATATTAATCCAAACAACGGTCTTGCTGATCTTTTTGAAAAAATCAAAGGAAATGCTCAGGAAGCGGACATTAAAGCGGATATTGAAAAAGCTTTGGCTGAAGGACCAAGAGTGGCTATGGTAAATTCTGACAAAGGAATTACAAACTTCCACGTTCCTTCTGACATCATTGTTGACGCATCTATGGCTGCTCTTGTAAGAGGCGGAGGTAAAATGTGGAATAAGGATGGAAACGAAGAAGATACAGTTTGTATCATCCCGGACCGTTCTTATGCAGGTTTCTATCAGTCTGTAATTGACGATATGAAAGCGCACGGAAAATTAGACCCAACAACTATGGGATCTGTTCCAAACGTAGGTTTAATGGCTCAAAAAGCCGAAGAATACGGTTCTCATGATAAAACATTCCAATTGTCTTCTGACGGAACTGTAGAAGTTCAGGATGAGGCTGGAAACGTTCTTCTTTCTCAAAAAGTTGAAGCTGGTGATATCTTCAGAATGTGCCAGACTAAAGATGCTCCTATTCAGGATTGGGTAAAACTAGCGGTAAACAGAGCTAGACTTTCTGATACTCCTGCTATTTTCTGGTTAGATAAAGGAAGAGCTCATGATAGAGAAATGATCAAAAAAGTTGAAAAATATTTAGCTGATCATGATACAAACGGGCTTGACATTAAAATTCTTGATGTTAAAGATGCCATGACGGAAACGTTGAAAAGAGCAAGAGAAGGTAAGGATACTATTTCTGTTTCAGGAAACGTATTAAGAGATTACTTAACAGACCTTTTCCCAATTCTTGAACTTGGTACTTCTGCAAAAATGCTTTCTATTGTTCCATTGATGAACGGTGGTGGTTTGTTTGAAACAGGTGCCGGAGGTTCTGCTCCAAAACACGTTGAGCAATTCTTAGAAGAAGGATACCTAAGATGGGATTCTCTAGGTGAATTCTTAGCATTACAGGCATCTTTAGAGCATTTAGCACAAACTCAGGGAAATACAAAATCTCAGGTTTTAGCAGATGCATTGGATGAAGCTAACGCTAAATTTTTAGCTACCGATAAATCTCCTGCCAGAAAAGTAGGTCAGATTGACAACAGAGGTTCTCACTTCTATTTAGCAATGTATTGGGCTGAAGCTTTAGCTAACCAAACTGCTGATGCTGAATTAGCGGCTCAGTTTGCTCCGATTGCTGCTGCAATGCAGGAAAATGAAGAAGTAATTAATGCTGAATTAATTGGTGCTCAAGGTAAGCCTCAAAATATTGAAGGATACTACAAAACTGATACGTATAAAACATACGCCGCCATGAGACCAAGTACTGTTTTAAACGAAATCATTGACGGAATCTAA
- a CDS encoding TonB-dependent receptor has protein sequence MKKIYILALSLSTIAFAHAQENENHIDEVAIHTRSKVIKEREEFKKHAQSTEIVSEYEINRNNPAFIEQSLNTMAGVQVEKRTQLGGQRIVIRGYGNDQKFNNWGIKMYLNNIPLTGADGVTVLDDVNFGLVNRIEVVKGPAATLYGGGSGGAVRLYMQPESKKGNSVSEQFMTGSFGLFQSFTSATSVGDNYSIAANYGHIGSDGYRPHGKSIKNFYNINGEFKLNSNQKITLLASHGNSLEQVSGQISYDDYYNGIDNGNFAYIRRGAKTKFVTSRVGIGHIWKITPNFKNNTTVFYTGTTGERIAAGANETSSFSNYGFRSVFEFNKEWEHFKSQTEFGAEIQQSQSTITNYRYKSVKITEEPVLRPLYDGSYFNNTNNQSNYFAVEKITYKPWDLMFLAGVSINQLSYKRKDLLALPGLFVVNGKDLYNKDLSFDKKFSAVASPHFALQKTWNNQIFNLSYSEGYNAPTSVTAFITGLNVTNDNLVAEKAKMWDFSIQGLIDDTSIDYQFSLFSINIKDKLTQLGGRMSNPEQTPYTYWANTGEQKNKGLEMSVGYSYKPKNLFISRVQPFVSYTYNDFKYSTYFKENGDKANVVGVPKTKISVGLDFDTNIGLYWQNTYNYMGSVYTDFINTNKVKSFGLLNSKIGYKRSFNQWDLDVFVAGNNLTNQINYTFLFYGNSINDSDKDNQYNNAAIYTDVNPGSSRAYFFTGFNLKYNF, from the coding sequence ATGAAAAAAATTTACATCCTTGCCCTTTCTTTGTCAACGATCGCTTTTGCCCATGCTCAGGAAAATGAAAATCATATTGATGAAGTGGCTATTCATACAAGATCAAAAGTTATAAAAGAAAGGGAAGAATTTAAAAAACATGCACAATCCACGGAAATAGTCTCCGAGTATGAAATCAACCGTAATAACCCCGCCTTTATAGAACAGAGCCTTAATACCATGGCTGGTGTTCAGGTAGAAAAAAGAACCCAGCTGGGTGGCCAGAGAATTGTCATCCGTGGATATGGGAACGATCAGAAATTCAACAACTGGGGCATCAAAATGTACCTCAACAATATTCCGCTTACCGGAGCTGATGGTGTCACTGTTTTGGATGATGTCAACTTCGGACTGGTCAATCGTATAGAAGTTGTAAAAGGCCCTGCGGCAACATTATACGGCGGAGGTTCCGGAGGTGCAGTAAGGTTGTATATGCAGCCGGAAAGCAAAAAAGGCAATTCTGTTTCTGAGCAGTTCATGACCGGATCTTTCGGATTATTTCAAAGCTTTACTTCTGCAACAAGTGTGGGAGATAACTATTCCATTGCTGCCAACTATGGACATATTGGAAGTGACGGATACCGCCCTCACGGTAAAAGCATTAAAAACTTTTATAATATCAATGGGGAGTTTAAGCTTAATTCCAATCAGAAAATAACGTTACTAGCGTCTCATGGTAATTCATTGGAACAGGTTTCCGGTCAGATTTCCTATGACGATTATTATAATGGAATTGATAATGGAAACTTTGCCTACATCAGGCGTGGGGCGAAAACAAAATTTGTTACTTCAAGGGTAGGAATCGGACATATCTGGAAGATTACTCCTAATTTCAAAAATAACACCACCGTTTTCTATACGGGTACAACAGGTGAGAGAATTGCTGCCGGCGCTAACGAAACCTCCTCTTTTTCTAATTATGGGTTCAGATCTGTATTTGAATTTAATAAGGAGTGGGAGCATTTCAAAAGTCAGACAGAATTTGGGGCTGAAATTCAGCAATCACAATCCACCATTACCAATTATCGCTATAAAAGTGTAAAAATTACAGAAGAACCCGTCTTAAGGCCTCTGTACGATGGTTCTTACTTCAATAACACCAACAATCAGTCCAATTATTTTGCGGTTGAAAAAATCACTTATAAGCCTTGGGATTTGATGTTTCTTGCAGGAGTCAGTATCAACCAACTTAGCTATAAAAGGAAAGATCTTTTAGCACTTCCGGGATTATTTGTTGTCAATGGTAAGGATCTTTACAATAAAGATTTATCGTTTGATAAGAAGTTCAGCGCAGTGGCAAGTCCACATTTTGCTTTACAGAAAACATGGAACAATCAGATCTTTAACCTTAGTTACAGTGAAGGATATAACGCTCCTACTTCCGTAACGGCTTTTATCACTGGTTTGAATGTGACAAATGATAATCTTGTGGCTGAAAAAGCAAAAATGTGGGATTTCAGTATTCAGGGACTGATAGATGATACTTCTATAGATTATCAGTTTTCATTATTTAGTATCAATATTAAAGATAAGCTTACCCAGCTAGGCGGAAGAATGTCTAATCCGGAACAAACACCTTATACATACTGGGCTAATACTGGAGAACAAAAAAATAAAGGTCTGGAAATGAGTGTAGGCTATTCTTACAAACCGAAAAACTTATTTATTTCAAGAGTTCAGCCTTTTGTAAGCTATACTTATAATGATTTTAAATATTCCACTTATTTTAAAGAAAACGGAGATAAAGCTAATGTAGTAGGTGTTCCTAAAACAAAGATATCTGTAGGATTGGATTTTGATACCAATATCGGTTTGTACTGGCAGAATACCTATAATTATATGGGAAGTGTTTACACAGATTTCATCAATACCAACAAGGTAAAAAGTTTTGGACTTTTAAATTCTAAGATTGGTTATAAACGCAGTTTCAATCAATGGGATCTGGATGTATTTGTAGCCGGAAATAACCTTACCAACCAGATTAATTACACTTTCCTTTTCTACGGAAACAGCATCAATGATTCTGATAAGGATAACCAATATAATAATGCTGCCATTTATACGGATGTGAATCCGGGGTCTAGCAGGGCGTATTTCTTTACAGGATTTAATTTAAAGTATAATTTTTAG